In Anaerolineales bacterium, the following are encoded in one genomic region:
- a CDS encoding SH3 domain-containing protein, with the protein MKKSFWARAFLGILCIVLGFFAGIYWEAAARIFPEAEIICGPGNLPAAYWRLDSSLREFDDVRQLAINVPRVEISNQIREMQSIRRGVEELVVPSCLGELKRLETVYMDRVIDILLGFVGGAESSLVLQGLEGTSEMRAQVEEEMILLRGSTLTPSPTSFELSQVIPVTGTKATSVAVATETPLIIYAHVSHSGGVNLRQGPGVNYTFWTILQPGVEVLVLGASQDHEWLLVQTLDVEPEIGWVFLPLMSLPVEVQTLPLAIQD; encoded by the coding sequence ATGAAAAAATCCTTCTGGGCTCGGGCTTTTTTGGGCATTTTGTGTATTGTGTTAGGGTTCTTTGCTGGCATCTATTGGGAGGCCGCTGCCAGAATTTTCCCAGAGGCGGAGATCATTTGTGGGCCGGGAAATCTGCCTGCAGCCTATTGGCGCTTGGATTCTTCTTTACGTGAATTTGATGATGTCAGACAGCTGGCAATCAATGTTCCCCGGGTAGAGATCAGCAATCAGATCCGGGAGATGCAAAGTATTCGTCGCGGAGTGGAAGAGTTGGTCGTGCCAAGTTGTCTAGGTGAGCTAAAGCGCTTGGAAACTGTGTATATGGACAGAGTGATCGATATTCTTCTCGGCTTTGTTGGTGGGGCGGAGTCGAGCTTGGTTTTGCAGGGCCTGGAAGGTACGTCGGAGATGCGGGCCCAGGTAGAAGAAGAAATGATCCTCCTGCGGGGGAGTACTTTGACACCGTCCCCAACCTCTTTCGAACTCAGCCAGGTCATTCCCGTTACGGGAACCAAAGCCACTTCTGTAGCTGTGGCAACTGAAACCCCGCTGATTATTTACGCGCATGTGTCTCATTCTGGCGGTGTGAACTTACGCCAAGGCCCAGGAGTGAATTACACGTTTTGGACAATCCTGCAACCCGGGGTCGAAGTTTTGGTTCTGGGGGCCAGTCAGGATCATGAATGGCTTTTGGTTCAAACTTTGGATGTTGAGCCTGAAATTGGATGGGTGTTTCTCCCTTTAATGTCCTTGCCCGTTGAAGTACAAACGCTGCCATTGGCCATACAGGACTAG
- a CDS encoding right-handed parallel beta-helix repeat-containing protein, whose protein sequence is MVRQQFLLFRIFTVFALVASIALAVPGVAYANGEEPGDEVTPETTLPEENQTEQVENEETVADAIVVLAETASVLVNDEGQPVNLASVEAEELLSAPDPWFEDPLDSTQVVAYQADCSTWVAPAGYAGGVCHVSATPIQSAVDNAPVGATVHVEAGVFTEQVVINKNLTLKGSSGAIIKSPAVLVESFASPGSTNKPVIYVHDADNVVIDGFTIDGDKKGNANYRFIGVGYKNAGGAIINNTIQNVMDASFSGSQHGLGIYVYNDDGTDRVIVIDNNVIQDYQKAGIVISGSDLDITITDNQVHGEGPTSVIAQNGIQVGTGNSTAQISGNTVTGNYYTGPTWTSSGILIYPGVEANLSNNVLDGNQSALYVYDADVTLDGDQISNSQYSIIIFGDSTGASAAITNAKISNSEIGVYVYGSVDGNTSVTVTNSSISGHDYGILTNQSDTIANYNNIIGNGEGVYSDAVGSVDATNNFWGCSTGPGTAGCDTVSGNVITSPFLTVANGNSDTDSDGVADHEDNCPTIANPKQADKDGDGKGDVCDRFPSIHDDTIEKPEVPSSPGATGGFFIPVTGSNIFWDLNGVLLAHDGSIDASRILVTELPFADHDEAYGVAFEDPQGTGAVQLSIPMDLGTPSLTVIFTSAEPYTIFYILPDGTHEMLETVCTLNLDGFYECVAIYTPTGSEASYEPVLYLREE, encoded by the coding sequence ATGGTACGACAGCAATTTCTGCTTTTCCGCATTTTTACTGTGTTTGCACTGGTGGCATCCATCGCTTTGGCTGTCCCTGGTGTGGCATACGCAAACGGAGAAGAACCTGGAGATGAAGTAACTCCTGAAACTACTCTGCCAGAAGAAAATCAGACAGAGCAGGTAGAAAATGAAGAGACCGTGGCAGACGCAATTGTTGTTCTGGCTGAAACGGCATCTGTACTCGTGAATGACGAAGGCCAGCCTGTCAATCTGGCTTCTGTCGAGGCTGAGGAGCTTCTGAGTGCTCCAGATCCCTGGTTTGAGGATCCGCTAGACTCGACTCAGGTGGTTGCTTACCAGGCTGACTGCTCCACCTGGGTCGCGCCTGCCGGTTATGCTGGTGGTGTCTGCCATGTCAGCGCCACACCTATTCAGTCTGCCGTGGACAATGCTCCAGTTGGAGCCACCGTGCATGTTGAAGCGGGTGTCTTTACTGAGCAGGTTGTGATCAACAAGAACCTGACCCTCAAAGGCAGCTCGGGAGCAATTATTAAATCCCCTGCGGTTTTGGTGGAAAGTTTTGCTTCGCCAGGCAGCACAAACAAACCGGTCATTTACGTGCACGATGCCGATAATGTGGTCATCGATGGCTTTACGATTGACGGCGACAAGAAAGGCAATGCCAATTACCGGTTTATTGGTGTGGGCTATAAAAATGCTGGTGGCGCTATCATCAACAACACCATCCAAAATGTGATGGATGCTAGCTTCTCCGGCAGCCAGCATGGCCTTGGCATCTATGTTTACAACGATGATGGCACCGACCGCGTGATTGTGATTGATAACAACGTGATCCAAGACTATCAAAAAGCGGGCATTGTGATTTCTGGCTCCGATCTGGATATCACCATTACCGACAATCAAGTGCACGGTGAAGGCCCCACCAGCGTAATCGCTCAAAATGGCATTCAGGTTGGGACGGGCAACAGTACCGCTCAGATTAGCGGCAACACAGTTACCGGTAACTACTACACAGGTCCTACATGGACATCCAGTGGCATTCTGATCTATCCCGGTGTTGAAGCTAATCTAAGCAATAACGTACTGGATGGCAATCAATCGGCGCTGTATGTTTATGATGCTGATGTAACGCTAGACGGCGATCAGATCAGCAACAGCCAGTACAGCATCATCATTTTTGGTGATTCGACTGGCGCCTCTGCTGCCATTACCAATGCAAAAATTTCTAACAGCGAGATAGGCGTCTATGTCTACGGCAGTGTGGATGGCAATACATCTGTGACCGTGACCAACTCCAGTATCTCTGGACACGATTATGGCATCTTGACCAATCAGTCAGATACGATTGCCAACTACAACAACATCATTGGCAATGGTGAAGGTGTCTACAGCGATGCAGTCGGCTCGGTGGATGCCACCAACAACTTCTGGGGCTGCTCCACCGGCCCCGGTACTGCTGGTTGCGACACGGTTAGTGGCAATGTCATCACCAGCCCGTTCTTGACGGTTGCAAATGGGAACAGTGACACGGACAGTGACGGCGTGGCGGATCATGAGGACAACTGCCCGACGATTGCCAACCCGAAGCAGGCTGACAAGGATGGCGACGGCAAGGGCGATGTCTGTGACCGTTTCCCAAGCATCCACGATGACACGATCGAGAAACCTGAGGTACCTAGCTCGCCTGGTGCGACTGGCGGCTTCTTCATCCCCGTGACGGGTAGCAATATCTTCTGGGATTTGAATGGCGTCCTGCTGGCGCATGACGGTAGCATTGATGCCAGCCGTATCCTTGTGACCGAGTTGCCCTTTGCGGACCATGATGAGGCCTATGGTGTGGCCTTCGAGGATCCTCAGGGCACGGGTGCGGTGCAGCTCAGCATCCCCATGGACTTGGGAACCCCAAGCCTTACGGTAATCTTCACCAGTGCGGAGCCGTACACCATCTTCTACATCTTGCCAGATGGTACACACGAGATGCTTGAGACGGTGTGTACGTTGAACTTGGACGGCTTCTACGAATGTGTGGCTATTTACACACCCACTGGCAGCGAAGCCAGCTATGAGCCTGTGCTCTACTTGCGAGAAGAATAG
- a CDS encoding helix-turn-helix transcriptional regulator, protein MNQLPDLSTWLEEQYLLWQQAQGKRTTLAQFAKYLGISGPLLSHYMNGIRKPSEENMKKLAQHLSADIYDILGLQKPDAKLQFISRNWNRLSVQQQQSLIEGMERYLEKQKGQERKK, encoded by the coding sequence ATGAACCAATTACCAGACCTATCCACTTGGCTGGAGGAGCAGTATCTTCTCTGGCAACAAGCCCAAGGCAAACGCACCACGCTGGCCCAATTTGCCAAATATTTGGGCATCTCTGGGCCGCTGCTAAGCCATTACATGAATGGCATTCGCAAACCCAGCGAAGAAAACATGAAAAAACTAGCCCAACATCTTAGCGCGGATATTTATGATATTCTTGGCCTCCAAAAACCCGACGCCAAGTTGCAGTTTATCTCGCGTAACTGGAACCGGTTGTCTGTACAGCAGCAACAAAGCCTGATAGAGGGAATGGAGAGATATCTTGAAAAGCAAAAGGGGCAAGAGAGAAAAAAATAA